From Candidatus Hydrogenedentota bacterium, one genomic window encodes:
- the aroF gene encoding 3-deoxy-7-phosphoheptulonate synthase, whose amino-acid sequence MIIVMSTHNRAEVEDVIKKVEEFGYKAHVIEGVERTVIGAVGDERTKARLQSLESMPGVESVVPILKPYKLASRELKHEDSAIEVGPVTIGPGKFCVMAGPCSVETREQILETAHAVKSAGAHILRGGAYKPRTSPYAFQGLEEEGLQLLAEARKETGLPFITEVMTPEQVPIVEEYTDILQVGARNMQNFGLLKAVGRTKKPVFLKRGMMSTINELLMSAEYVMSEGNTQVILCERGIRTFETETRNTFDIAAIPVLRKHTHLPIFADPSHATGHWDLVIPMAMAAVAAGADGIMVEVHPRPVEAFSDGSQSLKPKRFQEMMDAIKPLLSVVGRTF is encoded by the coding sequence ATGATCATCGTGATGTCTACGCACAACCGTGCGGAAGTTGAAGACGTTATCAAGAAAGTTGAAGAGTTCGGCTATAAGGCCCACGTAATCGAAGGCGTCGAGCGCACCGTGATCGGCGCAGTGGGCGACGAGCGCACCAAAGCACGACTCCAATCGCTGGAATCCATGCCCGGCGTCGAGAGCGTCGTGCCCATTTTGAAGCCGTATAAGCTTGCGAGCCGCGAACTCAAGCATGAGGACAGCGCAATTGAGGTGGGGCCTGTAACCATAGGTCCCGGAAAGTTTTGCGTGATGGCGGGCCCGTGTTCCGTGGAGACGCGCGAGCAGATACTCGAGACGGCCCATGCGGTCAAGTCGGCCGGCGCGCACATCCTGCGCGGCGGTGCATACAAGCCGCGCACTTCGCCGTACGCCTTCCAAGGATTGGAGGAGGAAGGTCTTCAGCTTCTCGCGGAAGCGCGCAAGGAAACCGGCTTGCCCTTTATCACGGAAGTGATGACGCCCGAGCAGGTTCCCATTGTGGAAGAGTACACCGATATTCTGCAGGTCGGCGCTCGCAACATGCAGAATTTCGGATTGTTGAAGGCCGTCGGCCGCACGAAGAAGCCCGTGTTCTTGAAGCGCGGGATGATGTCGACCATCAATGAACTACTGATGTCGGCGGAATATGTGATGTCCGAAGGAAACACGCAGGTCATCTTGTGCGAACGCGGTATCCGCACGTTCGAGACTGAGACGCGCAACACCTTCGACATCGCCGCGATTCCGGTACTTCGGAAGCATACGCATTTGCCGATATTTGCCGATCCGAGTCACGCGACCGGGCACTGGGATCTGGTGATTCCGATGGCGATGGCAGCCGTTGCGGCCGGAGCCGACGGGATCATGGTTGAGGTGCATCCGCGACCCGTCGAGGCGTTCTCCGACGGAAGCCAGTCGCTGAAACCGAAGCGATTCCAGGAAATGATGGATGCGATTAAGCCGCTGCTTTCGGTGGTAGGCAGAACGTTTTAG
- the scpB gene encoding SMC-Scp complex subunit ScpB, translating to MTEEIVEQQDQEEEVELEAVESLSRDESRQTLHALLFVSDRPMSAERLAEALGDTDREMVVTLLDELRKEIEMSYAPYTLKEIAGGYQLTTKAEYAPYIRRLFQLKKRNRLSKAVLETLAIVAYKQPVTRGEVEAIRGVSVSHAFDILQEKRLIKVAGVAEAPGRPKIYRTTDEFLVHFGIKSLKELPTIEELRETAP from the coding sequence ATGACGGAAGAGATCGTCGAACAACAAGACCAGGAAGAAGAGGTCGAACTCGAAGCGGTTGAGTCGTTAAGCCGCGACGAGTCTCGCCAGACCTTGCACGCGCTGCTGTTTGTCAGCGACCGCCCGATGAGCGCGGAGCGTCTGGCCGAAGCGCTGGGCGATACCGATCGTGAAATGGTGGTGACGCTTCTCGATGAATTGCGCAAAGAGATCGAGATGTCGTACGCGCCGTATACGTTGAAGGAAATCGCCGGCGGCTATCAACTCACCACAAAGGCAGAGTACGCGCCGTACATCCGGCGCCTGTTCCAGCTAAAGAAGCGCAACCGGCTATCGAAGGCCGTGCTCGAAACGCTGGCGATTGTCGCGTACAAACAGCCTGTCACACGCGGAGAGGTCGAAGCCATTCGAGGCGTGAGTGTGTCACATGCGTTCGATATTCTGCAGGAGAAGCGGTTGATCAAAGTCGCGGGAGTTGCGGAGGCGCCGGGACGCCCCAAGATCTATCGAACGACGGACGAGTTCCTTGTTCATTTCGGCATCAAGAGCCTGAAAGAGTTGCCGACGATCGAGGAACTTCGGGAAACGGCTCCGTAG
- a CDS encoding DUF433 domain-containing protein codes for MRLALKTDKLPLQVGKDGVVRVANTRITLDVFVAAFENGATAEEIAQQYPSLNLADVYAVIAYYLRQRAAVTEYLRGRQVVAASIRQENEVRFNPRAIRKRLLARRTQ; via the coding sequence ATGAGACTGGCATTGAAAACAGATAAATTGCCGCTGCAAGTGGGCAAAGATGGTGTTGTGCGCGTTGCTAATACTCGCATAACCCTTGATGTCTTCGTAGCAGCATTCGAAAACGGGGCAACAGCAGAGGAAATTGCGCAGCAGTATCCTTCCTTGAATCTAGCCGATGTTTATGCGGTTATCGCTTACTATCTTCGCCAGCGGGCGGCGGTCACCGAGTACTTGCGCGGACGCCAAGTAGTTGCGGCGTCAATTCGGCAGGAAAATGAAGTGCGATTCAATCCGCGCGCAATACGTAAGCGCCTATTGGCGCGCCGCACTCAATGA
- a CDS encoding DUF5615 family PIN-like protein, translating into MLRFAADENFNNNIIRALVRRRPVLDIVRAQDAGLSGADDPTILEWAARESRILLTHDASTITRYAYERVVGKRSMPGVFEVGANALFGAVVEDILLMDECAEPGEWEGQILYLPLP; encoded by the coding sequence ATGCTCCGCTTCGCTGCTGACGAGAACTTCAACAACAACATCATCCGTGCGCTTGTGCGTCGTCGGCCTGTGCTAGACATCGTACGTGCCCAGGATGCGGGTCTTTCTGGGGCCGACGATCCAACGATCCTAGAGTGGGCGGCACGCGAATCACGCATACTGCTAACGCATGATGCGAGTACAATTACACGTTACGCCTATGAACGAGTTGTCGGTAAACGTTCCATGCCCGGGGTATTTGAGGTCGGCGCGAATGCGCTCTTCGGTGCTGTAGTCGAAGACATTCTCCTCATGGATGAATGCGCTGAGCCGGGAGAGTGGGAGGGGCAGATTTTGTACCTCCCGTTGCCCTAA
- a CDS encoding endo alpha-1,4 polygalactosaminidase: MRVVYRGVAGTVLAIALIFSAGCPTDGGTPTTQYRQDMRDLVEDISAYARTLKSGFLVVPQNGLELLTTNGEADGPLDDDYIYAINGVGQEHPFYGQDTFNFATNANDRDYYLEFLDRAESAGLQAIVTDYCVTNSYVLNAYNQCTVRGYLSFSSTYDLDSIPSYPDDPFAENDDDVESLGDAKNFLYLINGDNYASRTSFVSALAATNYDVLIIDPYQDGEAFTATQINTLKVKANGGMRLVLAYLNIGAAENWRYYWQPGWRVGSPSWIAGAYDGWPGEYWVKYWDPAWQSILYGNDSSYVKRIVDAGFDGVYLDNILAFEYFE; encoded by the coding sequence ATGAGAGTTGTTTATCGTGGCGTGGCCGGCACGGTGCTAGCTATAGCACTGATATTCTCAGCGGGGTGTCCAACAGATGGAGGCACTCCCACGACACAGTACCGGCAGGACATGCGGGACCTGGTTGAGGACATCAGCGCCTACGCACGCACGCTCAAATCCGGATTTCTTGTTGTGCCGCAGAACGGCCTCGAACTGCTCACGACCAACGGCGAAGCAGACGGCCCGCTGGACGACGATTACATCTATGCCATCAACGGCGTGGGGCAAGAGCATCCGTTTTACGGACAGGACACGTTCAACTTTGCGACGAATGCGAACGACAGGGACTATTATCTGGAGTTCTTGGATCGCGCGGAATCGGCAGGCTTGCAGGCAATCGTGACCGACTATTGCGTCACGAATTCGTACGTTCTCAATGCATACAACCAATGTACGGTACGGGGGTATCTCAGCTTTTCCAGTACTTATGACCTCGACTCCATTCCGTCATACCCTGATGACCCGTTCGCGGAAAACGACGACGACGTGGAGTCGCTGGGCGATGCGAAGAACTTCCTGTATTTGATCAACGGCGACAACTATGCGTCGCGGACAAGTTTCGTCAGCGCGCTCGCCGCAACGAACTACGATGTGCTGATCATCGACCCGTATCAAGACGGAGAAGCATTCACGGCGACGCAGATCAACACGTTGAAGGTCAAGGCGAACGGCGGAATGCGGCTTGTCCTGGCGTATCTGAATATTGGCGCCGCGGAGAACTGGCGATACTATTGGCAGCCGGGCTGGCGAGTGGGAAGTCCGTCGTGGATTGCCGGCGCATACGACGGTTGGCCCGGTGAGTATTGGGTCAAGTATTGGGATCCTGCTTGGCAGTCGATTCTCTACGGCAACGATTCAAGCTACGTTAAACGGATTGTCGACGCGGGATTTGACGGAGTCTATCTGGACAATATCCTTGCGTTTGAGTATTTCGAGTAG
- a CDS encoding rRNA pseudouridine synthase — protein MRLQQYLAICGVASRRASEKLISDGRIAVNGHRAELGQSIDPDSDHVTFDGRVIAAESKVYILLNKPRGIVTSVKDTHHRKTVVDCVHGVNARLFPVGRLDMDVEGALILTNDGDLAYKLMHPKFEVEKVYIAWVRGTVSSETIKRLEKGVHLDDGMTAPAKAAILSSGRGATLLQLTLHEGRNREVKRMCEKVGHPVLELKRAAIGPLQINGLKPGEWRHLKGEELDRLLKLGEKKPHR, from the coding sequence ATGAGACTGCAACAATACTTGGCGATATGCGGGGTGGCTTCGCGGCGCGCGTCGGAGAAGCTCATCTCCGATGGCCGGATCGCGGTAAACGGTCATCGCGCCGAACTGGGGCAGAGCATCGACCCTGACAGCGACCACGTGACGTTCGACGGGCGTGTCATCGCAGCGGAATCGAAGGTTTATATCCTGCTGAACAAACCGCGCGGTATTGTCACGAGCGTCAAGGATACGCACCATCGCAAGACCGTCGTGGACTGCGTCCATGGGGTCAATGCGCGATTGTTTCCCGTGGGCCGGCTCGATATGGACGTCGAGGGCGCGCTAATTCTCACGAATGACGGCGATCTCGCCTACAAGCTCATGCACCCCAAGTTTGAAGTGGAGAAGGTGTACATCGCGTGGGTGCGCGGCACTGTGAGCAGCGAGACGATCAAACGCCTCGAAAAGGGCGTGCACCTTGACGACGGTATGACGGCTCCGGCCAAGGCAGCGATACTCTCATCGGGCCGCGGCGCAACTCTACTTCAACTTACACTCCATGAAGGCCGCAATCGTGAAGTGAAGCGCATGTGCGAGAAGGTCGGTCATCCCGTGCTCGAACTAAAGCGCGCAGCGATTGGTCCCCTGCAGATCAATGGCCTTAAGCCCGGCGAGTGGCGGCATCTGAAGGGCGAAGAACTCGACCGGCTGCTCAAGCTGGGAGAAAAGAAGCCGCACCGATAG